A window from Solanum stenotomum isolate F172 chromosome 7, ASM1918654v1, whole genome shotgun sequence encodes these proteins:
- the LOC125871915 gene encoding MLO-like protein 1 isoform X1, translating to MSGGGEGDTLEFTPTWVVAAVCTVIVAISLAAERLIHYTGKYLKKKNQKPLYEALQKVKEELMLLGFISLLLTVLQSSIVKICVPKDVVMHLLPCSLSEAPSHESQHHRRLLVEEEAAAAAAGYCTAKHKVPLLSLEALHHLHIFIFVLAIVHVTFSLLTVVFGGAKIRQWKHWEDSIAKANYETAHVLKPRVTHVQQHDFIRDRFVGMGKRSAIFGWMHSFFKQFYGSVSKSDYAALRLGFIMTHCKQNPKFNFHKYMIRALEDDFKTVVGISWYLWVFVVIFLFLNVNGWHTYFWIAFIPFVLLIAVGTKLEHVIIQLAHEVAEKHVAIEGELVVQPSDDHFWFKRPQIVLILIHFILFQNAFEIAFFFWILVQYGFNSCIMGQVGFIVPRLVIGVIIQMLCSYSTLPLYALVTQMGTHFKKSIFDEHIQVGLLGWASKAKMKRGLKAATDAGTSIEGSTVRLQMSGINQKETTPT from the exons ATGAGTGGAGGCGGAGAAGGAGACACATTGGAATTTACCCCTACTTGGGTGGTCGCCGCCGTCTGCACCGTCATCGTTGCCATTTCTCTAGCCGCTGAGCGACTCATCCATTATACTGGAAAG tatctgaagaagaagaatcagaAGCCTTTATATGAAGCGCTACAGAAAGTTAAAGAAG AGTTGATGCTTTTGGGGTTTATATCCCTTTTACTGACGGTGCTTCAAAGTAGCATAGTCAAGATTTGTGTGCCTAAAGATGTGGTCATGCACTTACTACCATGTTCATTATCGGAGGCCCCTTCTCATGAATCACAACATCATCGGCGGCTGTTAGTTGAAGAAGAAGcagctgctgctgctgctggcTATTGCACTGCAAAA CATAAGGTCCCATTACTCTCTCTTGAAGCGTTGCATCACCTTCACATTTTCATCTTTGTCCTTGCAATTGTTCATGTGACTTTCTCTCTTCTGACAGTTGTATTTGGAGGAGCCAAG ATACGTCAATGGAAGCACTGGGAGGACAGTATTGCAAAAGCTAATTATGAGACTGCACATG TTTTAAAACCACGGGTTACACATGTCCAGCAACACGATTTCATCAGGGACCGATTTGTGGGTATGGGCAAACGCTCAGCCATTTTTGGTTGGATG CACTCTTTCTTTAAGCAGTTTTATGGTTCTGTCAGCAAGTCAGATTATGCTGCTCTGCGTTTGGGGTTCATTATG ACACATTGCAAGCAAAacccaaaatttaattttcacaaGTACATGATTCGTGCTCTGGAAGATGATTTTAAGACTGTCGTCGGTATCAG TTGGTATCTCTGGGTATTTGTTGTCATCTTCTTGTTTCTGAATGTTAATG GTTGGCATACATACTTCTGGATTGCATTCATTCCTTTTGTT CTTCTGATTGCGGTTGGCACAAAGTTGGAGCATGTAATTATTCAGTTAGCTCATGAGGTAGCAGAGAAACATGTCGCGATAGAAGGTGAATTGGTGGTCCAACCTTCTGATGATCACTTCTGGTTCAAGCGCCCTCAAATTGTCCTCATCTTGATACACTTTATCCTCTTCCAAAATGCTTTTGAGATAGCATTCTTTTTCTGGATATTG GTGCAATATGGCTTTAATTCCTGCATAATGGGACAAGTTGGTTTCATTGTTCCACGACTTGTTATAGG GGTAATAATTCAAATGTTATGCAGCTATAGCACGTTGCCACTTTATGCTCTTGTTACACAG ATGGGTACCCATTTCAAGAAGTCAATATTTGATGAGCACATTCAAGTTGGTCTTCTTGGTTGGGCTTCGAAAGCGAAAATGAAGAGGGGACTCAAGGCTGCTACAGATGCTGGAACTTCAATTGAGGGTTCTACAGTAAGATTACAGATGTCAGGAATCAACCAAAAGGAAACAACCCCTACCTAA
- the LOC125871915 gene encoding MLO-like protein 1 isoform X2: MSGGGEGDTLEFTPTWVVAAVCTVIVAISLAAERLIHYTGKYLKKKNQKPLYEALQKVKEELMLLGFISLLLTVLQSSIVKICVPKDVVMHLLPCSLSEAPSHESQHHRRLLVEEEAAAAAAGYCTAKHKVPLLSLEALHHLHIFIFVLAIVHVTFSLLTVVFGGAKIRQWKHWEDSIAKANYETAHVLKPRVTHVQQHDFIRDRFVGMGKRSAIFGWMTHCKQNPKFNFHKYMIRALEDDFKTVVGISWYLWVFVVIFLFLNVNGWHTYFWIAFIPFVLLIAVGTKLEHVIIQLAHEVAEKHVAIEGELVVQPSDDHFWFKRPQIVLILIHFILFQNAFEIAFFFWILVQYGFNSCIMGQVGFIVPRLVIGVIIQMLCSYSTLPLYALVTQMGTHFKKSIFDEHIQVGLLGWASKAKMKRGLKAATDAGTSIEGSTVRLQMSGINQKETTPT, from the exons ATGAGTGGAGGCGGAGAAGGAGACACATTGGAATTTACCCCTACTTGGGTGGTCGCCGCCGTCTGCACCGTCATCGTTGCCATTTCTCTAGCCGCTGAGCGACTCATCCATTATACTGGAAAG tatctgaagaagaagaatcagaAGCCTTTATATGAAGCGCTACAGAAAGTTAAAGAAG AGTTGATGCTTTTGGGGTTTATATCCCTTTTACTGACGGTGCTTCAAAGTAGCATAGTCAAGATTTGTGTGCCTAAAGATGTGGTCATGCACTTACTACCATGTTCATTATCGGAGGCCCCTTCTCATGAATCACAACATCATCGGCGGCTGTTAGTTGAAGAAGAAGcagctgctgctgctgctggcTATTGCACTGCAAAA CATAAGGTCCCATTACTCTCTCTTGAAGCGTTGCATCACCTTCACATTTTCATCTTTGTCCTTGCAATTGTTCATGTGACTTTCTCTCTTCTGACAGTTGTATTTGGAGGAGCCAAG ATACGTCAATGGAAGCACTGGGAGGACAGTATTGCAAAAGCTAATTATGAGACTGCACATG TTTTAAAACCACGGGTTACACATGTCCAGCAACACGATTTCATCAGGGACCGATTTGTGGGTATGGGCAAACGCTCAGCCATTTTTGGTTGGATG ACACATTGCAAGCAAAacccaaaatttaattttcacaaGTACATGATTCGTGCTCTGGAAGATGATTTTAAGACTGTCGTCGGTATCAG TTGGTATCTCTGGGTATTTGTTGTCATCTTCTTGTTTCTGAATGTTAATG GTTGGCATACATACTTCTGGATTGCATTCATTCCTTTTGTT CTTCTGATTGCGGTTGGCACAAAGTTGGAGCATGTAATTATTCAGTTAGCTCATGAGGTAGCAGAGAAACATGTCGCGATAGAAGGTGAATTGGTGGTCCAACCTTCTGATGATCACTTCTGGTTCAAGCGCCCTCAAATTGTCCTCATCTTGATACACTTTATCCTCTTCCAAAATGCTTTTGAGATAGCATTCTTTTTCTGGATATTG GTGCAATATGGCTTTAATTCCTGCATAATGGGACAAGTTGGTTTCATTGTTCCACGACTTGTTATAGG GGTAATAATTCAAATGTTATGCAGCTATAGCACGTTGCCACTTTATGCTCTTGTTACACAG ATGGGTACCCATTTCAAGAAGTCAATATTTGATGAGCACATTCAAGTTGGTCTTCTTGGTTGGGCTTCGAAAGCGAAAATGAAGAGGGGACTCAAGGCTGCTACAGATGCTGGAACTTCAATTGAGGGTTCTACAGTAAGATTACAGATGTCAGGAATCAACCAAAAGGAAACAACCCCTACCTAA